A window of Phycobacter azelaicus contains these coding sequences:
- a CDS encoding antibiotic biosynthesis monooxygenase family protein, which translates to MTYIAMNRFKIRPGHEADFETIWKNRESRLTEMKGFREFRLLKGPKGEDHSLYSSHVIWDSQEDFEAWTKSEQFRDSHRNARRAEGESPFIGHPQFEGFETVLQES; encoded by the coding sequence ATGACTTACATCGCCATGAACCGCTTCAAGATCCGTCCTGGACATGAGGCAGACTTCGAAACCATCTGGAAAAACCGTGAAAGCCGTCTGACGGAGATGAAGGGTTTCCGCGAATTCCGCCTGCTGAAGGGGCCCAAAGGCGAAGACCACAGCCTCTATTCAAGCCACGTGATTTGGGACAGCCAGGAAGACTTCGAGGCCTGGACTAAGTCCGAACAGTTTCGAGATTCCCACCGCAATGCACGCCGCGCGGAGGGGGAGAGCCCCTTTATCGGGCATCCGCAGTTCGAAGGGTTCGAAACCGTCCTGCAGGAAAGCTGA